In Octopus bimaculoides isolate UCB-OBI-ISO-001 chromosome 14, ASM119413v2, whole genome shotgun sequence, the following are encoded in one genomic region:
- the LOC106868607 gene encoding atrial natriuretic peptide-converting enzyme: MLAKNYLIYLLLATLLIMAVIQPGNAKKKRKKSRKRKRPKQVESYNTTTCTKIMLPMCRNLIPYSDTQLTMKKEGVLMTQGQLSALIEPLWAFMDTECSSHFRLLACGYYLPKCHPTTGNPMLPCRSLCRDAKKECSRTFNRHSIKWPNELKCTNFPTKNCVSSSDNTHVKSVVDTGSRCILNVIPMCANLTSNITPVKKYMFGVLPNMFLQNSPGQIFKEMNNFKELVESNCSPNIAFFVCGVYLPFCTGNEGTDGFRVPCKEVCDEVFAACETKLLEITGVNWPSKFQCHRYPSRESTRNRLKCLEADQLDIVRKAALPSLNKTETN, from the coding sequence ATGCTGGCTAAAAATTATTTAATCTACCTTCTTTTGGCAACCCTCTTAATTATGGCTGTTATCCAGCCAGGAAATgctaagaaaaagaggaaaaagtcaAGGAAAAGAAAACGACCCAAACAAGTGGAATCTTACAACACGACAACCTGTACTAAGATAATGCTGCCAATGTGCCGGAATTTAATTCCTTATTCAGATACTCAATTAACAATGAAAAAAGAAGGAGTTTTAATGACCCAAGGCCAAttgtcagctctgattgaaccACTCTGGGCATTTATGGATACTGAATGCTCTTCACATTTCCGGCTGCTGGCATGTGGTTATTATCTGCCAAAATGCCACCCTACAACAGGTAATCCAATGCTGCCTTGTAGGTCTCTGTGCAGAGATGCTAAAAAGGAATGTTCTAGAACTTTTAATAGACACAGTATAAAGTGGCCTAACGAGCTGAAATGCACCAATTTCCCAACCAAAAACTGTGTGAGTTCATCAGACAACACTCATGTTAAATCTGTTGTAGACACTGGATCAAGATGTATCCTCAACGTTATTCCAATGTGTGCCAACCTTACTTCAAACATCACTCCAGTTAAGAAATATATGTTTGGAGTCCTACCTAACATGTTTCTACAAAATTCTCCAGGACAGATtttcaaagaaatgaataatttcaAAGAACTTGTTGAATCAAATTGCTCACcaaatattgctttctttgtCTGTGGCGTTTACTTACCATTCTGCACTGGCAACGAAGGTACTGATGGATTCCGCGTGCCATGCAAAGAAGTGTGTGACGAAGTTTTCGCAGCATGTGAAACTAAGTTGCTTGAAATCACCGGAGTTAACTGGCCTAGTAAATTCCAGTGCCATCGCTATCCTTCAAGGGAATCTACTAGAAACCGTTTGAAATGTCTGGAAGCTGATCAATTGGATATTGTACGAAAAGCTGCACTCCCTTCTCTAAACAAGACTGAAACTAACTAG